From a single Sorghum bicolor cultivar BTx623 chromosome 5, Sorghum_bicolor_NCBIv3, whole genome shotgun sequence genomic region:
- the LOC110436005 gene encoding uncharacterized protein LOC110436005, whose amino-acid sequence MVSEDTNTAYSIWRGVRNLFRDNKDTRAVYLGAKFHNFYQGDLNVLNYCSRMKVMADRLPDLGAPVNDKDLIYNIVHGLNPRPHHAIPHITLHRRLLSFLKTRSRLQLDEHRITESEKMQAAAAMLTQATNTGSFLSNAPSVTPSAAHL is encoded by the coding sequence ATGGTCTCGGAGGACACCAACACCGCCTACTCCATCTGGCGTGGCGTTCGGAACCTCTTTCGTGACAACAAGGACACCCGCGCCGTCTACCTTGGTGCCAAGTTCCACAACTTCTACCAAGGTGACCTCAACGTCCTCAACTACTGCTCCCGCATGAAGGTCATGGCGGACCGGCTCCCTGATCTTGGGGCTCCGGTGAACGACAAAGACCTCATCTACAACATCGTCCACGGCCTTAACCCTCGTCCCCATCATGCGATTCCACACATCACACTTCACCGCCGCCTGTTGTCGTTCCTCAAGACCCGATCCAGGCTGCAGCTCGATGAACACCGCATCACTGAGTCCGAGAAAATGCAAGCTGCGGCAGCCATGCTCACCCAGGCCACGAACACCGGATCGTTCTTGTCTAATGCTCCGTCCGTGACGCCATCGGCTGCACATCTTTAG
- the LOC110436006 gene encoding protein PXR1-like, translating to MDMAQDGMSKKVSSLLEKKDAAIEDLTSIRKEAEGTNSAKDKRETLISGEPREYMSQKRTRLASKVKAALKKAGKKDKRETLISGEPREYMSQKRTRLASKVKAALKKAGKKDKRETLISGEPREYMSQKRTRLASKVKAALKKAGKILRKAKPRKKRPTMYAIIASTLKFHKAEDMDPADAGSASRS from the exons ATGGATATGGCACAAGATGGTATGTCCAAGAAGGTCTCATCACTGCTTGAGAAGAAAGATGCTGCCATTGAAGACCTAACTTCCATAAGGAAAGAAGCAGAGGGGACCAACTCCGCG AAGGACAAGAGGGAAACATTGATTTCTGGAGAACCGAGGGAGTACATGTCACAGAAGAGGACCAGACTGGCCAGCAAGGTGAAAGCAGCACTTAAGAAGGCCGGCAAG AAGGACAAGAGGGAAACATTGATTTCTGGAGAACCGAGGGAGTACATGTCACAGAAGAGGACCAGACTGGCCAGCAAGGTGAAAGCAGCACTTAAGAAGGCCGGCAAG AAGGACAAGAGGGAAACATTGATTTCTGGAGAACCGAGGGAGTACATGTCACAGAAGAGGACCAGACTGGCCAGCAAGGTGAAAGCAGCACTTAAGAAGGCCGGCAAG ATTTTGCGGAAAGCGAAGCCCAGGAAGAAGAGACCTACGATGTATGCGATCATAGCCTCTACACTCAAATTTCATAAAGCTGAGGACATGGATCCTGCAGATGCTGGATCTGCAAGCAGGAGCTGA
- the LOC8066688 gene encoding xylanase inhibitor protein 2 encodes MAFQHHRRRPWRLLAVPVAAAAAAALLLLSQLTAAATAGGGPGDVAVYWGRHKDEGTLREACNTSAYTTVIISFLSAFGHGTYTLDLSGHPVAAVGDDIDYCKSMGKLVLLSIGGQGGEYWLPSAQSATDVADYLWYAFLAGNSSSSGSGAAVARPFGGAQVDGIDFFIDQGAAEHYDVLARRLYGYNRYYRGGGITLTATPRCAYPDQRLQGALATGLFGRVHVRLFGGDLQCEWGQFESWDKWAKAYPGSWVFVGVVASPEADGDAYMSQKDLYYGILQFAHKEPNYGGLMIWDRYYDVKNHYMV; translated from the coding sequence ATGGCTTTCCAGCACCATCGTCGTCGTCCATGGCGCCTCCTAGCGGTACcggtggcagcagcagcagcagcagctctcctcctcctctcccagCTGACCGCGGCGGcgaccgccggcggcggccctgGCGACGTGGCCGTGTACTGGGGCCGGCACAAGGACGAAGGCACGCTGCGCGAGGCGTGCAACACCAGCGCGTACACCACCGTGATCATCTCCTTCCTCAGCGCCTTCGGCCACGGCACCTACACGCTGGACCTCTCGGGCCACCCGGTGGCGGCCGTCGGCGACGACATCGACTACTGCAAGTCCATGGGCAAGCTTGTCCTCCTCTCCATCGGCGGGCAGGGCGGCGAGTACTGGCTGCCCTCGGCGCAGTCCGCCACCGACGTCGCCGACTACCTGTGGTACGCGTTCCTCGCCGGGAACAGCTccagctccggctccggcgccgCCGTGGCACGGCCATTCGGCGGCGCGCAGGTGGACGGCATCGACTTCTTCATCGACCAGGGCGCGGCGGAGCACTACGACGTGCTGGCACGCCGCCTGTACGGCTACAACAGGTACTACCGCGGCGGCGGGATCACGCTGACGGCGACGCCGCGGTGCGCGTACCCGGACCAGCGGCTGCAGGGGGCGCTGGCGACGGGGCTCTTCGGCCGCGTCCATGTCCGGCTGTTCGGCGGCGACCTGCAGTGCGAGTGGGGCCAGTTCGAGTCCTGGGACAAGTGGGCCAAGGCGTACCCGGGGAGCTGGGTGTTCGTCGGCGTGGTGGCGTCGCCGGAGGCCGACGGTGACGCCTACATGTCGCAGAAGGACCTCTACTATGGCATCCTGCAGTTCGCGCACAAGGAGCCCAACTATGGAGGACTCATGATCTGGGACAGGTACTACGACGTGAAGAACCATTACATGGTCTGA
- the LOC8074355 gene encoding xylanase inhibitor protein 2 translates to MAFTRRPSILLPLALALLSLLASGRTLAATGPGDIAVFWGRNKAEGTLREACDTGTYTTVIISFLRGFGGHGAYTLDLSGHPLAGVGDDVKHCQSKGILVLLSIAAAGAAANYSLPSAQSAADLAAYLWDAYLGGSRPGLRRPFGDDAALDGVDFYIDQSTSGDHDHYDELARRLYAYNSRYHRGRLGVTLTATVRCAYPDRPGVQAALATGLFSRVHVRLYGDLKCTWSDREAWEKWAAAYPASRAFVGVVASPEADKDAYMFQKDLYYNVLQFAQKVPNYGGLMIWDRYYDKMNHYISSS, encoded by the coding sequence ATGGCGTTCACACGGCGTCCGTCCATCCTCCTCCCCCTAGCACTCGCCCTCCTCTCCCTGCTGGCATCCGGCCGCACGCTGGCGGCCACCGGCCCGGGCGACATCGCCGTGTTCTGGGGCCGGAACAAGGCCGAGGGCACGCTGCGCGAGGCCTGCGACACCGGCACCTACACCACCGTCATCATCTCCTTCCTCCGCGGCTTCGGCGGCCACGGCGCCTACACGCTCGACCTCTCGGGCCACCCGCTCGCCGGCGTCGGCGACGACGTCAAGCACTGCCAGTCCAAAGGCATCCTCGTGCTCCTCTCCATCGCCgcggccggcgccgccgccaacTACTCCCTCCCGTCCGCTCAATCCGCGGCCGACCTCGCCGCGTACCTGTGGGACGCCTACCTCGGCGGCTCCCGCCCCGGACTACGCCGCCCGTTCGGCGACGACGCGGCGCTGGACGGCGTCGACTTCTACATCGACCAGTCGACCTCCGGCGACCACGACCACTACGACGAGCTGGCGAGGCGCCTGTACGCCTACAACAGCCGCTACCACCGCGGCCGGCTCGGCGTCACGCTGACGGCGACGGTGCGGTGCGCGTACCCGGACCGGCCGGGCGTGCAGGCGGCGCTCGCGACGGGGCTCTTCTCGCGCGTCCACGTCCGGCTCTACGGCGACCTCAAGTGCACCTGGTCCGACAGGGAGGCGTGGGAGAAGTGGGCGGCGGCGTACCCGGCCAGCCGCGCGTTCGTCGGCGTCGTGGCGTCGCCGGAGGCGGACAAGGACGCGTACATGTTCCAGAAGGACCTGTATTACAACGTGCTGCAGTTCGCGCAGAAGGTGCCCAACTATGGAGGACTGATGATCTGGGATAGGTACTACGACAAGATGAACCACTACATCAGCAGCAGCTAA